CTTGCGCCAGTTGCTTTAACTGCTGCTCAATCGCCGCTAGATCGCTGATAAGCCGATGTTGCCGCATAACCGGTAGTCGGTAGCCAGTAGTCGGTAGTCGGTCGCCGGTTCAAGCCTTTGCTTGTAAGAACCGACAACTGACTACCGACTACTTGTTCTCATCTACGTCAATGTATTCGGCGTCAATGACGTCGTCGGGGCCTTTCCCTGGTGCGCCACCTGCCGCGCCCTCCGCGCCCGCAGCCGCACTTGCCGCCGCGTCTGCGCCTGGGGCGGATTGTTGCGCATAGAGCGCCTCAGCGATCTTGTGCGTGGCGCGCGTCAGCTTGTCCAATTGAACGCTGATTTGCCCCGGATCATTCGATTCGACCGCCGCCTTGGCCTCGACAATCGCGGCTTCGACCTCGGAAAGCGTGCCGACCGGAATCTTTTCGCGGTTTTCGGCAATCGTCTTTTCGCTCGAATAGATCAGCGCATCGAGGCGGTTCTTGGTCTCGATCACCTCACGCAAGCGCTTGTCATCTTCGGCGTGCGAATCGGCATCGCGCTGCATCTTGTCAATTTCCTCTTTGGAGAGACCCGACGAAGCGGTGATCGTGATCTTTTGCTCGCGGCCCGTGCCCAAATCGCGCGCCGAGACGTTGGCGATGCCATTGGCGTCAATGTCGAAGGTGACTTCGATTTGCGGCACACCGCGCGGCGCGGGCGGCAAGCCAACCAGATGGAACTTGCCCAGCGTGCGGTTGTCGCCCGCCATCGAACGTTCGCCCTGCAACACGTGGACTTCGACCGAAGTCTGGTTGTCTGTCGCGGTCGAAAAGATTTCCGACTTGCGCGTCGGAATCGTCGTGTTGCGTTCGATCAGTTTGGTGAACACGCCACCCAGCGTTTCAATGCCGAGGCTCAGCGGCGTTACGTCGAGCAGCAGCAGGTCTTTCACATCGCCCGACAACACGCCAGCCTGCACCGCCGCGCCGATGGCGACGACTTCGTCCGGGTTGACGCTCTTGTTGGGTTCCTTGCCAAAGAACTCTTTGACCAGTTGTTGAATCTTCGGGATGCGCGTCGAACCCCCGACCAACACGACTTCGTCAATCTGGTTGGCCGTCAGTCCGGAATCCTTCAAAGCACTCCGACACGGTTCGAGCGTGCGTTGCAGAATGTCGTCAATCAGCGCTTCAAATTTCGCGCGGGTCAGCTTCATCTGCAAGTGCTTTGGCCCTGAGGCGTCCGCCGTGATAAACGGCAGGTTGATCTCAGTTTCCATTGCCGACGACAACTCGATCTTGGCTTTCTCTGCGGCTTCCTTCAGGCGCTGCAAAGCCATCTTGTCTTTGGAGAGATCAATGCCTTGATCCTTCTTGAACTCTTCCGTGATCCACTGGATCAAACGTTCATCCACGTCGTCGCCGCCCAGATGCGTGTCGCCATTGGTGGATTTCACTTCGACTACGCCTTCGCCCACCTCCAGGATCGAGATGTCGAAGGTGCCGCCGCCGAAATCGAACACGGCAATCGTCTCATCTTTCTTTTTGTCCAGACCATAAGCGAGCGCGGCAGCCGTCGGCTCGTTGACGATGCGCAACACTTCCAGGCCAGCAATTCTGCCTGCGTCCTTAGTGGCTTGGCGTTGCGCGTCATTAAAATAGGCTGGCACGGTGATGACAGCCTGCGAAACTTTTTGGCCTAAGTAGTCTTCAGCGGACTGCTTCAATTTTTGCAGCACCATTGCCGAAATTTCGGGCGGCGACCAGTCTTTATCCCCAGCTTTCACACGCACATCATTGCCTGCCTGGGTGACGATATAGGGAACTTGCTTCAATTCGCTGGAGACTTCGTTGTAGCGCCGTCCCATAAAGCGTTTAATTGAATAAACCGTATTTTCAGGATTCGTAACGGCTTGGCGTTTTGCCACTTGTCCGACCAAGCGGTTGCCGTCCTTAGTGAAACCGACCACCGACGGGGTGGTGCGTCCACCTTCAGAATTGGTGATCACGACCGGCTCACTGCCTTCCATAATCGCCACGACTGAATTAGTGGTACCTAAATCAATACCGATAACTTTACTCATTCTGCCTCCATCAACTCACGAACAGATTCGTCGCAAACGTATAGCAACCCGAATTCCAGTCCCTGCCAACCGAGTTGCCACAAATTTACTGACGTTGCATAACGATATATCAAGTTTCGTATGCGAGCCGGAATATACGGCTTGAGTCTATCACTGTCAACTTTTTTGAGCGGAGAGGCTAATTTTTCTCTTCACTATCCGTAGGCCGATCACGTAGCCGCGAAGCGAGTTCGCTAGACGTTATGATTATGCGCGGAGAGGATTCCTGGTCTGAGGACGTGGGGTGGAGGTAGGACGCTTGGAATTTTGACCCTGGTTCAACCGGTAAGCCATCACCTGTCAGCAATGGGGACACCGTGCGTGAATAAAAAGCGGACTGCTGATAAATCTCCTCCAAAAATTCCAACAGTACTTTTGCCACTGCCAGGACAGGTAATGCCAACACAATTCCGAGCAAGCCAAAGAGATTTCCCCCAATCAGCAATCCTACCAGGACCCATAAAGGGGAAAGATCAAGGCGATGGCCAAGTATCTTGGGCGTCAAATAATAACCTTCGATGCTTTGGACGATTGCGAAAAGCAGCAGTATCCCAAGTAGGCGGGGCAGACCCGCACCGTCCAAAACGAGGAAAATCAGCGATAATGAGAGACCTGTCAAGGTTCCAATGTAAGGGATAAAGTTGAGTAGTCCTGAAATCACTCCAAGCGTAATAGCAATAGGAACGCGCAATAGCGCGAAGCCAAGAATGTACATTGATCCCATAATCGCTGCTATTGCCAACTGCCCACGTATGTAGGAAGAAATAACCAGACTAATCCGATTCATCAGGGCCAACGCTTGTGGCCGAAAACGCGGCGGAATTAGCAACTCAAACCGGCTTTTGATAGCAGGCGCATCCGCCAGCAAGTAATAGGTAAAAAAAGGAATCAGCAAGAGGTCGAAAATCGAGGCGGTCAACGTGAAGAGTTGGAAAATGCCGCTTTGAAACCAGCCTAACGCAAGTTCGCTAAATTTATACTGGTTGAGCGAAGCCAAGAGACGTTCCCCTAAGGCATCAATGTAGCTGCTGTATAACGGAGGGAGCGTTTGTTTTAACTTGCTGAGTAATGGAGCGGCCTTTTCACGATTGGTAAAAAGCATCAAGGCGCGCTGATACGCATTGCCTAGCTGCTCCCAGATGTTTGGCAAAATGAAGATCAGTGCCAGGGCGAATAATAATCCCGTTAGGATCAAACACAGCACAGAGGCGTTTGCGCGGGACCAGCCGCGCTGTTCAAACCGTTTCACATAAGGGGCTAAAAGATATGCCAAGGCGATGGCGCATAACATGGGTAGAAAGATAACGCCGCCGCAGATTGCCAAAAGCAGTAGGGCTAAGAGCGCAACTGCCATAGCAGGCACCCAGCGCAACCATTCAAGCGGGTTGCCGAAAGTCGAGCCAGTGCTTTTAGGAGGCTCTCTCATAGAGGTGGCTACTTCGGAGATTCGTGCGACTTCTCGTTCAAGAGTCGGTTCGCATGAAAGATATAGTGAATCCCTGATAACAACGCCATTAGAAATGTAGCAAGGCAAGTCACGGTAATTAAACGAGTATCCAGAGCGAAGGCATTTGCTGCGAGGAAGACGGCAATGGTGACGATTTGTACTAAGGTATTAAGCTTACCCAGAGCCGAAGGACGAAACTGACTAAAGCCAGTTGAGATGTTGATCGCTAACGCTCCAAGCACGATAAAAACATCACGACTGATGGCCGCCACAGTTACCCAAAATGGAATGGGCAGTGTTTTCGTCAGTCCGTGGCTTGAAAGGACGATGAAGGCTGTTACCAATAACAGTTTGTCTGCCATCGGATCAAGAATTGATCCCAATTGGGTTTTTTGGTTAAAAGCGCGGGCGAAAAAACCATCTAGTCCGTCAGTCACGGCCGCGCTAAAGAATAGCGCGAGCGCCCAGGTGAACTCCTGGTAATAAATGGCAATCACAAAGATTGGCACTATCAACAGGCGTAAGATGGTCAGCAGGTTTGCCAAAGTAAGGGCAGATGACATTGGGTTGTTTCAAATCTAATTGATGCGTGAATGGTACTAATGCCTGTGTATCATAACTTTTTAGTTTTTCATTTCAAGGCAACTTGAGCAATAATGCAC
This is a stretch of genomic DNA from Acidobacteriota bacterium. It encodes these proteins:
- the dnaK gene encoding molecular chaperone DnaK, whose translation is MSKVIGIDLGTTNSVVAIMEGSEPVVITNSEGGRTTPSVVGFTKDGNRLVGQVAKRQAVTNPENTVYSIKRFMGRRYNEVSSELKQVPYIVTQAGNDVRVKAGDKDWSPPEISAMVLQKLKQSAEDYLGQKVSQAVITVPAYFNDAQRQATKDAGRIAGLEVLRIVNEPTAAALAYGLDKKKDETIAVFDFGGGTFDISILEVGEGVVEVKSTNGDTHLGGDDVDERLIQWITEEFKKDQGIDLSKDKMALQRLKEAAEKAKIELSSAMETEINLPFITADASGPKHLQMKLTRAKFEALIDDILQRTLEPCRSALKDSGLTANQIDEVVLVGGSTRIPKIQQLVKEFFGKEPNKSVNPDEVVAIGAAVQAGVLSGDVKDLLLLDVTPLSLGIETLGGVFTKLIERNTTIPTRKSEIFSTATDNQTSVEVHVLQGERSMAGDNRTLGKFHLVGLPPAPRGVPQIEVTFDIDANGIANVSARDLGTGREQKITITASSGLSKEEIDKMQRDADSHAEDDKRLREVIETKNRLDALIYSSEKTIAENREKIPVGTLSEVEAAIVEAKAAVESNDPGQISVQLDKLTRATHKIAEALYAQQSAPGADAAASAAAGAEGAAGGAPGKGPDDVIDAEYIDVDENK
- a CDS encoding AI-2E family transporter — encoded protein: MREPPKSTGSTFGNPLEWLRWVPAMAVALLALLLLAICGGVIFLPMLCAIALAYLLAPYVKRFEQRGWSRANASVLCLILTGLLFALALIFILPNIWEQLGNAYQRALMLFTNREKAAPLLSKLKQTLPPLYSSYIDALGERLLASLNQYKFSELALGWFQSGIFQLFTLTASIFDLLLIPFFTYYLLADAPAIKSRFELLIPPRFRPQALALMNRISLVISSYIRGQLAIAAIMGSMYILGFALLRVPIAITLGVISGLLNFIPYIGTLTGLSLSLIFLVLDGAGLPRLLGILLLFAIVQSIEGYYLTPKILGHRLDLSPLWVLVGLLIGGNLFGLLGIVLALPVLAVAKVLLEFLEEIYQQSAFYSRTVSPLLTGDGLPVEPGSKFQASYLHPTSSDQESSPRIIITSSELASRLRDRPTDSEEKN
- a CDS encoding CDP-alcohol phosphatidyltransferase family protein; amino-acid sequence: MSSALTLANLLTILRLLIVPIFVIAIYYQEFTWALALFFSAAVTDGLDGFFARAFNQKTQLGSILDPMADKLLLVTAFIVLSSHGLTKTLPIPFWVTVAAISRDVFIVLGALAINISTGFSQFRPSALGKLNTLVQIVTIAVFLAANAFALDTRLITVTCLATFLMALLSGIHYIFHANRLLNEKSHESPK